The following proteins are encoded in a genomic region of Oncorhynchus kisutch isolate 150728-3 linkage group LG18, Okis_V2, whole genome shotgun sequence:
- the LOC109909142 gene encoding suppressor of cytokine signaling 5, with amino-acid sequence MSQPKESGDRGKDRERGARPKVRQSRSEERRDASGRGKKKGHTSREQQAAERPVSDGFEYGDLLTGLEPRDRCSSSPLKEGRRWQGQEGVTSLSQDRGTARLAQGTLEPPASEAEGRGAAGSRTLRQKIQDAMGQCFPIKTNTPSLSSSTQQVFMPQAAAAASSRRKIHLSELMLDDCPFAAGTELAQKWYLIKQHTAPISTPPIVDTLVVSTSASASNMAAVVEDVDDRLRERRRISIEQGVEPPPNAEIHTFEVTAQINPLYKLGPKLAHGMNELAGDDRATIHQQQQLLLQRQQQHQLLLQSCLDTLDEAVAVAASSSASASALVPVCEAASVPDPVDDPQVTASVQPTRAAVPQAEGPPTQDGYRIHTQIDYIHCLVPDLLQITNLPCYWGVMDRYEAETLLEGKPEGTFLLRDSAQEDYLFSVSFRRYGRSLHARIEQWNHNFSFDVHDPSVFHAPTVTGLLEHYKDPNSCMFFEPLLSNPIHRTLPFSLQHVCRAVISSRTTYDGINVLPIPNTLKKHLKEYHYKQRVRVRKMDTWWE; translated from the coding sequence ATGTCTCAACCGAAGGAGTCAGGCGATCGTGGGAAAGACAGGGAGCGGGGCGCCCGTCCCAAGGTGAGACAGAGCCGgtctgaggagagaagagatgccaGTGGAAGAGGAAAGAAAAAAGGCCATACGTCCCGTGAGCAGCAAGCTGCGGAGCGGCCTGTCAGCGATGGGTTTGAGTATGGGGATCTGCTGACTGGTCTAGAGCCCAGGGATCgctgctcctcctctcccctgaaaGAGGGCAGGAGATGGCAGGGCCAGGAGGGGGTCACTTCACTCAGCCAGGACAGGGGGACAGCCAGGCTGGCACAGGGGACACTTGAGCCACCAGCCAGTGAGGCTGAGGGCAGGGGGGCAGCTGGCAGTCGCACACTCCGCCAAAAGATTCAGGATGCCATGGGGCAGTGTTTCCCCATAAAGACCAACACTCCATCATTGTCCAGTTCCACTCAGCAGGTCTTCATGCCACAAGCTGCAGCTGCTGCCTCCTCACGCCGCAAGATCCACCTTAGTGAACTCATGTTGGACGACTGTCCCTTCGCTGCAGGCACCGAGCTGGCTCAGAAGTGGTACCTCATCAAGCAGCACACAGCCCCCATCTCCACACCTCCTATAGTGGACACCTTGGTGGTCAGCACTAGTGCCTCTGCCTCAAACATGGCCGCCGTGGTGGAGGATGTGGATGACCGGTTACGAGAGCGCAGGCGCATCAGCATTGAGCAAGGCGTAGAGCCACCTCCCAACGCAGAGATCCACACGTTTGAGGTGACGGCCCAGATCAACCCGCTGTACAAGCTGGGGCCCAAACTGGCCCATGGTATGAATGAGCTTGCAGGGGACGACAGGGCTACCATTCACCAGCAACAGCAGCTGCTTCtccagaggcagcagcagcaccagctcctgctgcagagctgtctggACACTCTGGATGAGGCAGTGGCTGTGGCTGCCTCCTCTTCTGCCTCTGCATCTGCCTTGGTCCCTGTCTGTGAGGCTGCTTCTGTCCCTGACCCCGTGGATGACCCTCAGGTCACAGCCAGCGTCCAGCCAACCAGAGCTGCCGTCCCCCAGGCTGAGGGTCCCCCTACTCAGGATGGCTATCGCATCCACACCCAGATCGACTACATCCACTGTCTGGTGCCTGACCTGTTGCAGATCACTAACCTACCCTGCTACTGGGGTGTGATGGACCGCTATGAGGCCGAGACTCTGCTGGAGGGCAAACCAGAGGGCACCTTCCTCCTCCGCGACTCAGCCCAGGAAGACTACCTCTTCTCCGTCAGCTTCCGCCGCTATGGCCGCTCGCTGCACGCCCGCATCGAGCAGTGGAACCACAACTTCAGCTTCGACGTGCACGACCCAAGTGTGTTCCACGCGCCCACCGTCACAGGGCTGCTGGAGCACTACAAGGACCCCAACTCCTGCATGTTCTTCGAGCCTCTGCTGTCCAACCCCATCCACCGCACCCTGCCCTTCAGCCTGCAGCACGTGTGCAGGGCGGTGATCAGCAGCCGCACCACCTACGACGGCATCAACGTGCTGCCCATCCCCAACACCCTGAAGAAACACCTGAAGGAGTACCATTACAAGCAGAGGGTGAGGGTACGGAAGATGGACACCTGGTGGGAATAA